From Mucilaginibacter rubeus, a single genomic window includes:
- a CDS encoding DoxX family protein gives MKRNKIIYWIATLWLALGMVSTGAVQLMKMKSGAGGADSVAHLGYPAYFLTILGFWKVLGVIAVLVPKFPVVKEWAYAGFFFAMSGAIFSHLAAGNAVNEIFPALLLLVLTVISWYFRPADRKMSPVNQ, from the coding sequence ATGAAAAGAAATAAAATTATTTACTGGATTGCTACCCTTTGGCTTGCTTTAGGGATGGTATCAACTGGGGCGGTACAGTTAATGAAAATGAAATCGGGGGCGGGAGGGGCCGATAGTGTGGCTCATTTGGGTTATCCCGCTTATTTTCTGACGATATTGGGTTTCTGGAAAGTTCTGGGTGTCATAGCGGTACTCGTTCCTAAATTTCCGGTGGTGAAAGAATGGGCTTACGCTGGTTTCTTCTTTGCTATGTCGGGAGCGATTTTTTCGCATCTTGCGGCGGGTAACGCGGTGAATGAGATATTTCCTGCTTTGCTTTTACTGGTACTAACAGTAATTTCGTGGTATTTCAGACCGGCAGACAGAAAGATGAGCCCGGTTAACCAATAA
- a CDS encoding ArsR/SmtB family transcription factor yields the protein MNLRRDVFQAIADPTRRAILLLVATQAMTAGVIASNFDTARPTVSKHLQILTECELLKQEQNGREIYYHINAERMKDVADFIEPFRAMWEERFNKLEDIMKNYKGK from the coding sequence ATGAATTTAAGACGAGACGTATTCCAGGCCATAGCCGACCCAACCAGGAGGGCTATCCTTTTGCTTGTGGCCACCCAAGCCATGACTGCCGGCGTAATTGCATCCAATTTTGACACTGCCCGGCCCACAGTTTCCAAGCACCTTCAAATACTTACCGAGTGCGAATTGCTTAAACAGGAGCAAAACGGCAGGGAGATCTATTATCATATTAATGCTGAAAGAATGAAAGACGTAGCCGACTTTATTGAGCCCTTCCGCGCTATGTGGGAAGAGCGGTTCAACAAATTAGAAGATATCATGAAAAATTATAAAGGCAAATAA
- a CDS encoding GNAT family N-acetyltransferase — protein MEPIKFRDATEADLSKIVEIYNSTVASRMSTADTESVSVESRKKWFYEHGHTRPLWIAEDGNNNVVGWISFQSFYGRPAYNATVEISIYIDATHRGKGLGKKLLEHCIAAAPSLQIKTLIGFIFAHNEPSLRLFKNFGFEEWGNLPNIAILDNQERGLKILGKRVD, from the coding sequence ATGGAGCCGATAAAGTTTAGAGATGCTACGGAAGCCGACTTAAGCAAAATAGTTGAAATATATAATTCAACCGTTGCATCACGGATGTCAACGGCTGATACCGAATCCGTTTCTGTTGAAAGCAGAAAAAAGTGGTTTTATGAGCATGGTCATACCAGGCCTTTATGGATAGCGGAGGATGGCAACAATAATGTTGTTGGCTGGATCAGCTTTCAATCCTTTTACGGGCGACCGGCCTACAATGCAACCGTCGAGATCAGCATTTATATCGATGCCACCCATCGGGGCAAAGGGCTTGGAAAAAAATTACTTGAACACTGTATTGCTGCTGCTCCATCGCTTCAAATAAAAACCCTGATCGGTTTCATTTTCGCGCATAATGAGCCCAGTTTGCGGCTATTCAAAAACTTTGGGTTCGAAGAATGGGGAAACCTCCCCAATATAGCTATCCTGGACAATCAGGAAAGAGGGTTAAAAATTCTGGGAAAAAGAGTCGACTAA
- a CDS encoding OmpA family protein — MKTNYLKPITTALAVLFCLLNFAAMAGNPDKPGTKKDDSPKKLSPKALANMKIKNIEFGFNKSTIPDNAHNNLKNVAKLMKDNNASLKLGGYADNRGAYVYNWMLSKARAEAVKTYLVQNGADSARIAATEYGYTHPVASNKTIAGRQKNRRVEVHFTN; from the coding sequence ATGAAAACGAATTATTTAAAACCAATCACAACGGCTTTAGCCGTATTGTTTTGTTTGCTAAACTTCGCCGCAATGGCAGGGAATCCGGATAAACCAGGCACAAAAAAAGACGATTCTCCCAAAAAACTATCGCCGAAAGCATTGGCCAACATGAAAATCAAAAACATCGAGTTTGGGTTTAACAAATCAACCATCCCGGATAACGCCCACAACAACTTGAAAAATGTTGCTAAACTGATGAAAGACAACAATGCCTCACTCAAGCTGGGTGGCTATGCCGATAACAGGGGCGCATACGTTTACAACTGGATGCTATCAAAAGCACGGGCCGAAGCTGTCAAAACATATCTTGTACAAAACGGCGCCGATTCAGCACGTATTGCAGCTACCGAATATGGTTATACCCATCCTGTAGCGTCAAATAAAACAATTGCCGGCCGTCAGAAAAACAGGCGTGTTGAAGTCCATTTTACAAATTAA
- a CDS encoding DUF4256 domain-containing protein, whose protein sequence is MKLSPEQQQELIGILKTRFEKNMNRHTGVEWAKVQTKLDASAEKLWSLNEMEITGGEPDVVAYDENTGEYIFYDCVAESPKGRRSVCYDHEALEARKEYKPANSAVEMARDMGIELLNEEQYRELHKLGKFDTKTSSWIKTPTAIRKLGGGIFADYRYDTIFIYHNGAESYYAARGFRGALRV, encoded by the coding sequence ATGAAGCTATCACCAGAACAACAGCAGGAACTTATTGGAATATTGAAAACCCGCTTTGAAAAAAACATGAACCGCCATACCGGCGTGGAGTGGGCCAAAGTACAGACAAAGCTGGACGCCAGTGCTGAAAAGCTATGGTCTCTTAATGAGATGGAAATAACCGGCGGCGAACCGGATGTTGTTGCTTATGATGAAAATACCGGCGAATATATTTTTTATGATTGTGTTGCCGAAAGCCCCAAAGGCAGGCGGAGTGTTTGTTACGATCATGAAGCGTTGGAAGCCCGTAAAGAATATAAACCTGCAAACAGCGCCGTTGAAATGGCCAGGGATATGGGTATTGAGCTTTTAAATGAAGAACAGTACCGCGAACTGCATAAGCTGGGAAAGTTTGATACCAAAACATCAAGCTGGATAAAAACACCTACAGCTATCAGGAAACTTGGCGGGGGCATTTTTGCCGATTATCGTTACGATACTATTTTTATTTACCATAACGGTGCCGAGTCGTACTATGCTGCCAGGGGTTTCAGAGGAGCGTTAAGGGTTTAA
- a CDS encoding heme-binding domain-containing protein has product MRTNRKPLYQRKAFIIIMILFLGFVGIQFVRPDVPNPPVTGDLEVPADVKAIVQRACYDCHSNNTNLRWYDKIVPVYWGVASHIKDGRADLNFSEWNKLAPADQKAKLWESINQIISGAMPLPSYTAVHTEAKVSPADLAVLKNYLASMVHNKPADTAAINAADKQYQHWEKNETAIAKLPTAANGIAYIPDYKNWQPISTTERFDNNTLRVIFGNDIAVKAIKENNIHPWPNGAIFAKVAWAQLQDKDGTTHTGEFKQVEYMIKDDKKYASTYGWGWARFKTPKMVPYGGANVLFTNECMNCHKPMAAEDFVFTLPIKH; this is encoded by the coding sequence ATGAGAACCAACAGAAAACCTTTATATCAACGAAAAGCATTCATCATTATCATGATTTTATTCCTGGGCTTTGTGGGCATCCAGTTTGTACGCCCTGATGTTCCCAATCCACCCGTAACCGGCGATCTGGAAGTCCCTGCCGATGTGAAGGCCATTGTTCAGCGCGCTTGTTATGATTGCCACTCTAACAACACCAATTTACGCTGGTACGATAAGATAGTCCCGGTTTATTGGGGAGTAGCATCACATATCAAGGATGGCAGGGCTGATCTTAATTTTTCGGAATGGAATAAACTCGCTCCCGCCGATCAGAAAGCAAAACTTTGGGAATCTATCAATCAAATTATTTCAGGAGCCATGCCTTTGCCAAGCTATACGGCGGTCCATACCGAAGCCAAGGTATCTCCAGCCGATCTGGCTGTGCTTAAAAATTATCTTGCAAGTATGGTTCATAACAAACCTGCCGATACCGCTGCTATCAACGCGGCAGATAAGCAATATCAGCATTGGGAGAAAAATGAAACAGCGATCGCCAAATTGCCAACAGCTGCCAACGGTATTGCTTATATCCCCGATTATAAAAACTGGCAGCCCATCAGCACAACCGAGCGTTTTGATAATAATACCTTACGCGTAATTTTTGGTAATGACATAGCTGTAAAAGCCATCAAAGAAAACAATATCCACCCATGGCCAAACGGAGCCATTTTTGCTAAAGTTGCCTGGGCACAATTACAGGATAAAGACGGAACAACCCATACCGGCGAGTTTAAACAGGTTGAGTACATGATAAAGGATGATAAAAAATACGCGTCGACCTATGGCTGGGGATGGGCGAGGTTTAAAACTCCGAAAATGGTTCCGTACGGAGGCGCGAATGTATTATTTACAAATGAGTGTATGAATTGCCATAAGCCAATGGCCGCCGAAGATTTTGTATTCACCCTACCCATTAAACACTAA
- a CDS encoding TonB-dependent receptor: protein MNAIHNKDIGTKQKALAINLNPEIYGSFAEIGAGQDVAANFFKAGASSGTIAKTMSAYDMLFSDAIYGVQQSRRYVSEPRLMAMLSHEYGLIIERLGAQRGDTSTFFAFADTVSALNYNKTNEGHGWMGVRFQLEPNGQYNDVIIHVKLLDNDNNLQQQAVGILGVNLMYACFYYNEIPPVFLLSLMDNLSRDRIQIDMIRFEGPNFTKVDNRLMSLHLVKYGFSDAALFGPDGKNLQPSEVLYKKHIVMVRGRFRPVINVHMDMLNTGVKQFLQESDVDKENVVVVTELTLQALKERNADINADIDEKDFLDRVDILGSLGQTVMISNFHEYYKLVAYLSKITKLKMGVVLGFPNLEYIFSEEHYKDLPGGILESFATLFSRKVKLFIYPTLRDGVIWNCLRFYLPPHLIDLYRYLIANNKIEDIRHYNENNLNVETDNVLELIKLGATGWEEFVPAEVASIIKERRLFGYASGLEPAKALDVPPADGDRTEIDIA from the coding sequence ATGAATGCCATTCACAATAAAGATATTGGGACCAAGCAAAAAGCACTGGCCATTAATCTTAACCCCGAAATTTATGGCTCATTTGCCGAAATTGGAGCAGGACAGGACGTAGCAGCAAACTTTTTTAAAGCCGGGGCATCATCCGGCACCATAGCCAAAACCATGTCGGCTTATGACATGCTTTTTTCAGATGCCATTTATGGGGTACAGCAAAGCCGCCGTTATGTGAGCGAACCGCGATTAATGGCTATGCTTAGCCACGAATACGGTCTTATCATTGAGCGTCTTGGTGCTCAGCGCGGCGATACATCAACATTTTTTGCTTTCGCGGATACGGTATCGGCCCTCAACTACAACAAAACCAACGAAGGTCATGGCTGGATGGGTGTACGCTTTCAGCTGGAACCTAACGGGCAGTACAACGATGTGATCATTCACGTTAAATTGCTGGATAACGATAATAACCTGCAGCAGCAGGCCGTAGGTATTTTGGGTGTAAACCTGATGTATGCCTGCTTTTATTACAATGAGATCCCGCCGGTATTCCTACTGTCGCTAATGGATAACCTCTCGCGCGATAGAATCCAGATTGACATGATCCGCTTTGAGGGGCCAAACTTTACCAAGGTTGATAACCGCTTGATGAGCCTTCACCTGGTAAAATATGGCTTTTCGGACGCCGCGCTGTTCGGGCCGGATGGTAAAAACCTGCAGCCTTCAGAAGTTTTGTACAAAAAGCACATTGTAATGGTGCGCGGCCGTTTCCGCCCGGTCATTAACGTGCATATGGACATGTTGAACACCGGTGTTAAACAATTCCTGCAGGAATCGGATGTTGACAAAGAAAATGTAGTGGTAGTTACCGAGCTCACACTACAAGCCCTTAAGGAGCGTAATGCCGATATCAACGCCGATATTGATGAAAAGGACTTCCTTGACCGGGTAGACATCCTTGGCTCACTGGGGCAAACGGTAATGATCTCTAACTTCCACGAGTATTATAAGCTGGTAGCCTACCTGTCAAAGATCACCAAACTTAAAATGGGCGTGGTACTTGGTTTCCCTAACCTGGAGTATATCTTCTCTGAAGAGCATTATAAAGACCTGCCGGGCGGCATTTTGGAATCGTTCGCTACATTATTCAGCCGTAAGGTAAAATTATTCATATACCCAACCCTGCGCGATGGCGTAATCTGGAACTGTTTACGTTTTTATCTGCCGCCGCACCTGATAGACTTGTACCGCTACCTGATAGCCAATAATAAAATAGAAGATATCAGGCATTATAACGAAAACAACCTTAACGTTGAAACCGACAATGTGCTGGAGTTGATAAAACTGGGCGCCACCGGTTGGGAAGAATTTGTACCTGCAGAAGTTGCCTCTATTATCAAAGAACGGCGCCTGTTTGGCTATGCTTCCGGATTGGAGCCGGCAAAAGCACTTGATGTGCCTCCTGCGGATGGAGATCGTACAGAGATTGATATCGCCTAA
- a CDS encoding heavy metal translocating P-type ATPase, translating into MTHTYNITGMTCTGCLAKVQGLLQQVPNIEKVDISLAEGTADITMKKHVSTADLQQALATYPKYQLSEAEPHHHAMSINDDTENRTWLQTYKPILLIFGYLLAASLIAGYSSAFNIMTMMRVFMSGFFLVFSFFKLLDIGGFADSYSMYDVVAKRWRGWGYIYVFVELGLGLAFALNIAPVAVNTIMVIVMTISLIGVLQSVFNKRQIRCACLGAVFNLPMSTVTIIEDGLMILMGVVMLGLM; encoded by the coding sequence ATGACACATACATATAACATTACCGGAATGACCTGCACCGGATGTCTTGCCAAGGTACAAGGCCTGCTACAGCAGGTTCCCAATATTGAAAAGGTTGATATCTCATTGGCCGAAGGTACCGCCGATATCACCATGAAAAAGCACGTATCAACAGCCGATCTTCAGCAGGCGCTTGCCACCTATCCCAAATACCAACTTAGTGAAGCGGAGCCGCACCACCATGCGATGAGCATCAATGATGATACCGAAAACCGCACATGGCTTCAAACTTATAAACCCATCCTGCTTATATTCGGATATCTGCTGGCGGCATCATTAATTGCTGGATATAGCAGTGCATTTAACATCATGACCATGATGCGCGTATTCATGAGCGGCTTTTTCCTGGTGTTTTCATTTTTCAAGCTGCTGGATATTGGTGGCTTTGCCGATAGCTACAGTATGTACGATGTAGTAGCCAAACGCTGGCGAGGATGGGGCTACATTTATGTTTTTGTTGAATTGGGCCTGGGCCTTGCCTTTGCATTGAATATAGCGCCGGTAGCAGTCAACACTATCATGGTTATAGTAATGACTATAAGTCTTATTGGTGTACTGCAAAGCGTTTTCAATAAAAGGCAGATCCGTTGCGCATGCCTTGGCGCTGTGTTTAACCTGCCCATGAGCACCGTAACCATTATTGAAGATGGCCTGATGATTTTAATGGGGGTTGTGATGTTGGGATTGATGTAA
- a CDS encoding YdeI/OmpD-associated family protein, which produces MNPKVDFYFNEAEKWREEIEQLRLIALDCGLTEELKWGCPCYTYRESNIVLIHVFKEYCAFLFFKGALLSDTHQILIQQSENVQAARQIRFTNVEEVTEQRSILKSYIYEAIEVEKAGLKVTLKKTEDFAVADEFQRKLDSIPALKTAFEALTPGRQKAYLLHFSQPKQSSTREARVEKWMPQILNGKGLND; this is translated from the coding sequence ATGAACCCTAAGGTTGATTTTTATTTTAACGAAGCCGAAAAGTGGCGGGAAGAAATAGAGCAATTGAGATTAATTGCCCTTGATTGCGGATTGACCGAAGAATTGAAATGGGGTTGCCCATGTTATACCTACCGCGAAAGCAACATTGTTTTAATACACGTATTTAAAGAATACTGCGCGTTTTTATTTTTCAAGGGCGCGTTGTTAAGCGACACACATCAGATCCTGATCCAGCAATCGGAAAATGTGCAGGCAGCACGGCAGATCCGGTTTACCAATGTTGAAGAGGTAACCGAACAAAGGAGTATTCTGAAATCCTACATTTATGAAGCCATTGAGGTGGAAAAGGCAGGCTTAAAGGTAACCCTGAAAAAGACGGAAGATTTTGCCGTGGCCGACGAGTTTCAACGCAAATTAGATTCGATTCCGGCATTGAAAACCGCATTTGAAGCCCTGACGCCAGGCCGCCAAAAGGCCTATCTGCTGCATTTTTCGCAACCCAAACAATCATCAACCCGGGAGGCCAGGGTTGAGAAATGGATGCCACAGATTTTAAATGGCAAGGGATTGAATGATTAA
- a CDS encoding serine hydrolase domain-containing protein, producing the protein MKTRSILLLLLISLCAIKADAQYNFGKVDTWLNDHASEMGGRVVLVVYKDGKIVYNHAANDMNMRQKFVSRMVARKQGKKADLDDYTSTSRAAIASCSKWLSAALVMTFVDEGKLKLTDTVGKYLPVLSQHGKGSITIGQCLSHQTGIKTPPLKESLEDMRQDNSMDDAIADIAALPMEGTPGKVFHYSNAGLQIAGAIIEKISGKSFETLFAERIARPLNMLHTDFGNAKVALPAGGAYSTPEDYLNFLTMIMNRGVFNGKRILSENSIAQMQINRITPDVKIAYSPAEAGGLGYGYGEWVFDEHTVSSPGLFGSFPWIDKDKKYAAFMMTFYLKNDGRQQHYKELKQLVDEAVK; encoded by the coding sequence ATGAAAACAAGATCAATCTTACTCTTACTGCTTATTTCCCTTTGCGCTATTAAAGCGGATGCGCAATACAATTTTGGCAAAGTCGACACCTGGCTGAACGACCACGCTTCAGAAATGGGTGGCCGGGTGGTACTTGTTGTTTATAAGGATGGCAAGATCGTTTATAACCACGCCGCAAATGATATGAACATGAGGCAAAAATTTGTAAGTCGGATGGTTGCCCGCAAACAAGGTAAAAAGGCCGATCTGGATGATTACACCTCTACTTCAAGGGCTGCTATAGCCAGTTGCAGCAAATGGCTAAGTGCCGCATTGGTAATGACCTTTGTTGATGAGGGTAAACTAAAACTTACCGATACCGTTGGCAAATACCTGCCTGTGCTTTCCCAACATGGAAAAGGCAGCATCACCATAGGGCAATGCCTATCCCATCAAACAGGGATTAAAACCCCTCCATTAAAAGAAAGCCTGGAAGATATGCGCCAGGATAACTCGATGGACGATGCCATTGCCGATATCGCGGCCTTACCAATGGAAGGCACACCCGGAAAAGTTTTTCATTACAGCAACGCCGGTTTGCAGATTGCCGGTGCCATCATTGAGAAGATCAGCGGCAAAAGTTTCGAAACCCTTTTTGCCGAGCGCATTGCACGTCCGCTGAATATGCTTCATACAGATTTTGGTAACGCCAAAGTGGCCTTACCCGCTGGCGGGGCTTATAGTACACCCGAAGATTACCTGAATTTTTTAACCATGATCATGAACCGGGGCGTTTTTAACGGCAAGCGAATACTGAGCGAGAACAGTATAGCCCAGATGCAAATAAACAGGATCACGCCCGACGTAAAGATAGCCTACTCCCCTGCCGAAGCCGGAGGTTTAGGTTACGGATATGGCGAGTGGGTATTTGATGAGCACACAGTAAGCAGTCCGGGATTGTTCGGGAGTTTCCCCTGGATTGACAAGGATAAAAAATATGCCGCCTTTATGATGACTTTCTATCTTAAAAACGACGGTCGGCAGCAACACTACAAGGAATTGAAGCAACTGGTGGATGAAGCCGTAAAGTAG
- a CDS encoding AraC family transcriptional regulator, producing the protein MKLYIKNMVCSRCKMMVKTELEKVGLQPLSVDLGEVEVKEAPSTSQLKELESSLNELGFELIDDQKSRLIEQIKTLIIEHVHYNETQSPLKLSALLTSKLNYDYGYLSNLFSAVEGTTIEKYHIAQRIEKVKELLIYNELNLSEIAFQLGYSSVAYLSSQFKQVTGMTPSAFKVLQGSKRRNLEDI; encoded by the coding sequence ATGAAGCTGTATATTAAAAACATGGTTTGCAGTCGCTGCAAAATGATGGTGAAAACCGAACTTGAAAAAGTAGGGTTACAGCCCCTATCTGTTGACCTTGGCGAAGTAGAAGTTAAGGAAGCCCCATCCACATCACAGCTTAAGGAATTGGAAAGTTCGCTTAATGAACTCGGGTTTGAATTAATAGATGATCAAAAAAGCCGCCTTATTGAGCAGATCAAAACGCTCATCATTGAGCACGTTCACTATAATGAAACGCAATCGCCCTTAAAACTTTCGGCGCTACTTACATCGAAGCTTAATTATGATTACGGCTACCTTAGCAACCTGTTTTCAGCAGTAGAAGGTACAACTATCGAAAAATACCACATCGCCCAACGGATTGAAAAAGTAAAAGAGCTGCTGATTTACAATGAGCTCAACCTTTCTGAAATAGCCTTTCAGTTAGGCTATAGCAGCGTTGCCTATCTGTCCAGCCAGTTTAAACAGGTAACCGGGATGACGCCTTCGGCTTTTAAAGTCTTACAAGGCAGTAAACGAAGGAATCTGGAGGATATCTAA
- a CDS encoding Wzz/FepE/Etk N-terminal domain-containing protein: MNDAHNKGPGRNISGLLFRNKYLIIASVTVFVLAASAYLLFSSPKYKVRVEVAISNNWQLPITAINELRSEAAIKNAVKALKLQVSYYRKGTFKTTELYGDSLPIKFMLGKGSTYNSPTEITINLINGSVCRIDQNNVLTDVPLYHPVKYGSLSYTIIKGPAFKPTQPPLTLKITPFANLTELFSKNLNAKVLSSNSFELSINVNNAQKGQAFLNKLIEIINNRYAKTSLTGKTAIDKSLIPELNDSITYYKGIANKYRQQQNVLNHIRKTIPTVTSEKEQVALDAFDAIKPYLTKPLYTFVLIPDGYDVGDSHIEKLITDFNNAQLEKQRQLQDSDTNASAFNLEIGSLQKKLLNAITFRDKRIRDSSQPKWTRSVGAFLSKQLNDSLTFVDAVIKNKQQQYTRLIHGSGTQAADLSLTVIEQSDTRESTVPRSLLIYLLALLAGLILPSLLLAFNEHLISKRETAH; this comes from the coding sequence ATGAACGATGCTCACAACAAAGGGCCGGGAAGGAATATTTCAGGTCTTTTATTCCGCAACAAATATCTCATTATTGCTTCTGTAACAGTATTTGTGTTAGCGGCTTCTGCTTATTTGCTTTTTTCATCACCCAAATACAAAGTGCGGGTAGAAGTGGCCATATCCAACAATTGGCAATTACCGATTACCGCAATCAACGAACTACGGTCTGAAGCTGCGATAAAAAATGCCGTTAAAGCGCTAAAGCTTCAGGTAAGCTACTATCGCAAAGGTACTTTTAAAACAACGGAACTCTATGGAGATTCGTTACCCATTAAATTTATGCTTGGCAAAGGGAGTACCTATAATTCTCCTACTGAAATTACTATTAATTTAATCAATGGCAGCGTCTGCAGGATCGATCAAAACAATGTCCTTACAGATGTGCCATTGTACCATCCTGTTAAATATGGTTCTTTAAGTTATACCATAATAAAAGGTCCTGCTTTTAAACCAACGCAACCGCCGCTAACGCTTAAAATCACACCCTTTGCTAATTTGACTGAACTGTTTAGTAAAAATTTGAATGCAAAAGTTTTAAGCAGTAATAGTTTTGAACTGAGTATAAATGTAAATAATGCTCAAAAGGGCCAGGCCTTTTTAAATAAGCTGATAGAAATTATAAACAACCGATACGCGAAAACAAGCTTAACCGGCAAAACAGCTATTGACAAATCATTAATCCCTGAGTTAAATGATAGCATAACATATTATAAGGGAATTGCAAATAAATACCGGCAGCAGCAGAACGTGCTGAACCACATAAGAAAAACGATACCAACAGTTACATCCGAAAAAGAGCAGGTTGCTTTAGATGCATTTGACGCCATTAAACCTTATCTCACCAAACCCCTCTACACTTTTGTTTTAATCCCCGACGGCTATGATGTTGGCGACAGTCATATCGAAAAACTAATAACGGATTTTAACAACGCGCAACTTGAAAAGCAGCGACAGTTACAGGATTCAGATACAAACGCATCTGCTTTCAATTTGGAGATCGGATCATTACAGAAAAAACTTTTAAATGCCATAACGTTCAGGGACAAACGGATTAGGGACAGCAGCCAGCCTAAATGGACAAGATCTGTAGGGGCCTTTTTATCAAAACAATTAAACGACTCCCTGACCTTCGTAGACGCTGTTATCAAAAACAAGCAGCAACAATATACCAGGCTGATACATGGATCAGGTACACAGGCGGCTGATTTAAGCCTTACTGTAATTGAACAGTCGGACACCCGGGAATCGACGGTTCCGAGATCACTGTTAATATATCTTTTAGCACTGTTGGCAGGTTTGATATTGCCCTCTTTGTTGCTGGCATTCAATGAACATTTGATATCTAAAAGAGAGACCGCTCATTAA
- a CDS encoding SRPBCC domain-containing protein — MEKKTKIDAENGKQDLTITRVFELPVELLFKAYTEAEIVEQWMGTKVLKLENKKHGSWQFETKDPHGNVVFKANGTVHEFIPDQKITRTFEMDNAPFDVQLEFLEFEKLTNDTSRLNMHVVYRTPELRDQMLKLPFEYGINMAHNRLQEVLNKLK; from the coding sequence ATGGAGAAGAAAACCAAAATTGACGCCGAAAATGGCAAACAGGATTTAACCATAACCAGGGTATTTGAATTACCTGTGGAACTGCTTTTTAAAGCCTATACCGAGGCCGAAATTGTTGAGCAATGGATGGGAACCAAGGTGCTGAAGCTGGAAAATAAAAAGCACGGCAGCTGGCAGTTTGAAACCAAAGACCCGCATGGTAACGTGGTTTTTAAAGCCAACGGAACTGTTCATGAGTTTATCCCGGATCAAAAAATTACCCGCACGTTTGAAATGGACAACGCGCCATTTGATGTACAGTTGGAGTTCTTGGAGTTTGAAAAACTTACCAACGATACCAGCAGGCTTAATATGCATGTGGTGTACAGAACGCCGGAGCTCAGGGATCAGATGCTGAAACTGCCATTTGAATATGGCATAAACATGGCACATAACCGCCTGCAGGAAGTATTAAACAAATTAAAATAG